The sequence GGAGCAGATCGACAAGCTCCTGGCGTCGCAGCAGTACGGCGAAGGCTTCTCGACCACCGAGTACCTCGCGGCGTCGCTTCTCGACCAGGCGTGGCACGCGCTGGGCACCGAGGACAACGTCGAGGACGTCCAGCGATTCGAGGCCGAGGCGCTGACCAAGGCCGGTGTCGCGCTGGAAGCCGTGCCGCCGCGCTACCGGACCACCTACTTCGCGCACATCTTCAGCGGCGGCTACAGCGCCGGGTACTACTCCTACATCTGGAGCGAGGTCCTCGACGCCGACACGGTCCAGTGGTTCCGCGAGAACGGCGGGCTCACCAGGGAGAACGGCGACCACTTCCGCCGTGAACTCCTCGGCCGGGGCGGCAGCGTCGACCCGATGGCGGCCTTCCGCGCGTTCCGCGGCCGCGACCCGGAGATCGAGCCGCTCCTGAAGCGGCGCGGCCTCGCGGGCGCCTGACCTCCTGACGGTTCCTCCGCCTGGACACCCCCGGTGTCCAGGCGGAGGAACCGCGCTCAGACGGCCAGTTCGGCGACGGCTGCGGCCACGTCGTCCACCTCCCGTTCGGTGTTGTAGTAGTGCGGGCTCAGCCGCAGGCACCAGTCGACGTTCTTGTCTCCGAAGTCGAACTGCGCGAACTCCCGGTAGCTGAGCGCCGAATTGATCCGGCGGGCGTCCATCGCCTCCTTGAAGGGCACCGCTTGCCAGCCCTTGATGGAGAACGTCACCAGCGCGCCCAGTTCCGGGCCCCGGTCGAGCACTTCGACGCCCGGGATGGCGCCGAGTCCGTCCCGCAGCCTTGCCGCGAGCGCGGGAGTGCGCCGTGAGATCGCCTCCAAACCGACCTCACGGGCGTATCTCGCGGCGGCGGCGCAGCCGAGCACGGTGGCGTAGGGGAATTCCCATTCTTCGAACCGGGAAGCGGACTTCGCGGGTTCGTACGCGCCGGGGGCGCTCCAGCGGGCACCGTGCATGTCGATGAACAACGGCTCATGGCCGGCGTCGAGGAACCTGTCGGAGACGTACAAGAAGCCCGAACCTCGCGGCCCGCGCAGGAATTTACGGCACGTCGAGGTGAGCAGGTCGGCGCCGATCTCTTCGACGTCGATGGGGTATTGGCCGATCGACTGGCAGGCGTCGACCAGGTAGAGCAGGCCGAGCTCCCGGCAATGCCGCCCGATCTCGGCGACCGGCTGGACGAGGCCCGAGTTGGTCGGGATATGCGTGGCGGCGACCAGCTTCGGCTTCCTCGTGCGCATCAGAGCCGCCATCGCTTCGACGTCCACACCGCCTTCCCGCGAGTCCGGCGCGTGCACGACCTCCACGCTGAACCGCTTCCGCAGCGACAGGAACGCGATCTGGTTGGAGATGAAGTCGTTGCGAGTGGTGAGCACGACGTCGCCGGGTTCGAACCGGATCGACGACAACGCCGTGGAGTAGGCGTGGGTGGCACTCGCCGCGAAGGCGATGTTGCGGGGCCTCGCGTTGATGAGCGCGGCGATTTCACGGTAGAAGCCTTCGACCTCGGCCGAACGGGCGGCGGCGGCTTCGTAGCCGCCGATTTCGGCTTCGAGATTCAGGTGAT comes from Amycolatopsis lurida and encodes:
- a CDS encoding aminotransferase class V-fold PLP-dependent enzyme — encoded protein: MESLLDVRALRADTPGTEKVVHFNNAGCGLLAKPVLATMLDHLNLEAEIGGYEAAAARSAEVEGFYREIAALINARPRNIAFAASATHAYSTALSSIRFEPGDVVLTTRNDFISNQIAFLSLRKRFSVEVVHAPDSREGGVDVEAMAALMRTRKPKLVAATHIPTNSGLVQPVAEIGRHCRELGLLYLVDACQSIGQYPIDVEEIGADLLTSTCRKFLRGPRGSGFLYVSDRFLDAGHEPLFIDMHGARWSAPGAYEPAKSASRFEEWEFPYATVLGCAAAARYAREVGLEAISRRTPALAARLRDGLGAIPGVEVLDRGPELGALVTFSIKGWQAVPFKEAMDARRINSALSYREFAQFDFGDKNVDWCLRLSPHYYNTEREVDDVAAAVAELAV